CTTTACGGCCAATGCACTGAACGAATGGCTTTGGTGCATTTGCCGCAATAACATCGACGTCGTTGGCTTTTGAGAACTCAACTAACGCGCGGTAATCACTTTCGTAATTTGGCCACGCCGTTGCTTGAGACATGAGAATTTGTTCGCCAATTTCACCGTTTAAGTATTGGTCGAGTGTGGTTTGGTGCTCTCGAGTGAACTGTTCCATTGAAAGTGTAATGTTTGATGTTGCATTGCGGCGCGCTTTTAAGAAATCAGTTTGAAAGCGGTGGATGGCGGAGTGAGTATGCCATTCGCCAATAAGAATGACGTCAGCGTCTAGCAACTCTTGAGGTAAAGCGTTAAGTGAGAGTGCTTCGCCTTGTGGTGAGGCAAACTGGTAATCGTAGTAGGTGGAAACGGTTTCCGGTTGAACCACTTTTTGAGAAGTGTTTTCTGAGGGTTGATTAGCACAAGCTGTGAGAAGAGTGGCTAATCCGGTAAGAATAATACGTCGCATGAAATGCCTCCTTGAAGAACACGCATACTAAAGGAGGCAAGATGAGATTTCAATGCAAACGATAATCAATATCAATTAAACCTGTTTGCGATACACTCTTAGCATAAAGTCAGCTTCACAGTTGAATTGCTCTGCGTTGGTGAGTTGTTGTTTAAACTCTTCAGTCGCTTTCCAAGCAAACGGCGTCATCTGTAGTAGGTCGAATGCATCTGACCCCGATAGTTCCATCATATAGTTTAGATGCT
This region of Vibrio sp. BS-M-Sm-2 genomic DNA includes:
- a CDS encoding ChaN family lipoprotein; its protein translation is MRRIILTGLATLLTACANQPSENTSQKVVQPETVSTYYDYQFASPQGEALSLNALPQELLDADVILIGEWHTHSAIHRFQTDFLKARRNATSNITLSMEQFTREHQTTLDQYLNGEIGEQILMSQATAWPNYESDYRALVEFSKANDVDVIAANAPKPFVQCIGRKGLPYLDQLSTEQRLWIAAEVDTGDSPYKEKFMASMHHGTPEQTEKQFAAQVTWDETMAESIVDYLASNPNKQVIHVAGMFHTEGGLGTAASILRRNPDLKIAIISPVEEITSDNSDYQLEVLSPPARFVKKESRMKAYKHLSKRSASLECD